Below is a genomic region from Echinicola rosea.
ACCACGGTTTATGAATGGGATATCATAAGCTTTCAATAGTTGGTGCTCAATTTCTTTGTTGCGGGAAACAAACAATATTTGGTGTCCCCTGTCTGTCATTATCTTAAAAAAATTTTTAAAATAATGAACGTGGGCCGGATGGTTTATGTCTATTAAAATTTTCATTTTGAGGAATAGTATTTATCAGTGGGCTTATTTAATTGATAATTTGATACGGGTAAATTTATGATGTCGAAGTTAAATTTACTAGTTGGTTTACCCGTTTTAAGTGGTGCTGAATATGGTGGTCCGAAAAATTGTAATTGGTAAATTTAATTGCCAATTATTATCGCAAAACTGACAAATAAATGTTTTTTAGTTTAGTAGCTACCTTTGGTAGCGACAGGCCTAATTCAAATAATCGTGTACGACCTGCACATTCTTCTAAAGATACTACTTTTATTATTTTTTCAAAAAGGTCTTCCGGGGTAAAATCACATATAAAATAACCTTTAGTGTTATTGACTAGGTATCGAACATCCCCTACATCTGTAAATACCCCTTTACAATTGCAGGCCATGGCTTCTTTCACGACATTGGGAGAGCCTTCTTGAAACGAGCACATGATCAATGCATCTACAGAATTGAGGTATTTTGAGATAAGATTATGGCTTATTGGGTAGGGGGCTATTACCTCTATATTCTTTTCCGCCAGCTGCTCTTTAATGGTTTGTAATTGTTTGTAGTTTTTTCTAAGGTCTTTTGGGTTGCCCAGAAATAGAACATATTTTTTTTCAGGAGAGAGGTTTAGTTCCTTCTTGAAGTCATTTTCATAGGGGAGTAAATCTTCCATATTTACTCCGTTTGGCAGGAGATGGCTCTTCCCCTTCTGCCATACTACCTGTTCAATATTTGGCGATTTTGATATGATTTTTTTTACAAATGGCTGTATCAGAAGGCTCAATATGGTGAGGTAATTGAGGCTGGGTTTGTTTTGGGATAATTTATTAACCCTTCCATAGGCATCAGTGCCCATCAGTGACAAGACTATGGGAAGATTTGGTTTTGCTAATACCGCCACCCATGCTGAAAGGGTAAAATGTGCATGAATAAGATCGTAGCTATTTCTTTTTAAATGTTCTTTCAAACGTTTAACATTGGAAAAATAGCCTTTAAGACCTTTTCCAACAACCCTAAAATAGTCCACTTCAATATTTTCATTAATCAATGAATCGCCTTGCACTTTTATAAAGGGGGCCACATCGAAGTTTTTCAGGTTACCAGAAGAAACAAATAAGACTTTCATATCACTTTTAGGGACTGTTTTTGTTTCAATCTCTGTTTTATTGTTATTGGAAGTGGCAAAAGTGGTTGAACTTAAATTAGTTGCCATGCTGCTGTTTTTTCTTGTTTAAATTATAATAAAAATAATTATGAAATATGTGAATTTGATAATAATAACATTGTAATTTTGATTAAAAATCTGGTTTTAATATTGTTTTCTTATCTTTGATGGCGCCCATTATAGGACATTGACCAGATTTTTTTTGTGATGGTTTAAAATGTTATGATTTTTCAATTTTAAGAGTGTCCAGATAGATTTCCTTTAATTTTTGGGCTATATTCCTAGTGTCCAATTTCTTTTCTAAAAGCCTTTCTCTTCCTTTACAAACTTTCATTGTATCTACATCCAGGATTTTGTCCAACAAATCCTCTTTATTAAATGCTGTAATAGCATATCCAGGGGTATTGCCCACTACCTCCCTTATGTCGCCTACATCCGTAAAGACTCCTTTACAATTGGAAGCCATAGCTTCTTTGACAACATTTGGTGACCCTTCCTGCAATGAACATACAACTACCATATCGACTGTACTCAGGTATTTAATAATAGTAGCATGACTGACGGGATAGGGGGCGATGAGGTGGAAATTATGCTTTGAAAGGTCCTTTTCAATTTCTTTGAGAAACTGAAAGTTCTTATTCTTGTCATCTTTTTTGCCTAAAAAAAGGATATACTTTTTATTAGGATCCAAATTCAATTCCTCACTATAATCGGTTCTTTTTCCATCAAACTTGGATAAATCAACCCCGTTTGGCAAAATATAGGATTTGCTTTTGACCCAAACATGTTTGTCGATATTAGAGGACTTAGATATTATTTTTTTTACGAAGGGTTGAATAAGATATGTAAGTATCGTAAGGTGATTAAATACCTTGGCGATTTTCCATTGGCTTTTTACCCTACCCAAAGCATCTGTTCCCATAAGGGATAGGATGAGGGGTTGCTTTG
It encodes:
- a CDS encoding glycosyltransferase family 4 protein, translating into MKKSNYIDETLMEDTDDGNYAIEFSKNKNITAYPPEKTINVLFVSSGNLKNFDLAPFIKVQGESLAQVGINVTYFKIKGKGSKGYIKNIENLRNFIKENDFDLIHAHFTLSGWVAALSFPKQPLILSLMGTDALGRVKSQWKIAKVFNHLTILTYLIQPFVKKIISKSSNIDKHVWVKSKSYILPNGVDLSKFDGKRTDYSEELNLDPNKKYILFLGKKDDKNKNFQFLKEIEKDLSKHNFHLIAPYPVSHATIIKYLSTVDMVVVCSLQEGSPNVVKEAMASNCKGVFTDVGDIREVVGNTPGYAITAFNKEDLLDKILDVDTMKVCKGRERLLEKKLDTRNIAQKLKEIYLDTLKIEKS
- a CDS encoding glycosyltransferase family 4 protein, which codes for MATNLSSTTFATSNNNKTEIETKTVPKSDMKVLFVSSGNLKNFDVAPFIKVQGDSLINENIEVDYFRVVGKGLKGYFSNVKRLKEHLKRNSYDLIHAHFTLSAWVAVLAKPNLPIVLSLMGTDAYGRVNKLSQNKPSLNYLTILSLLIQPFVKKIISKSPNIEQVVWQKGKSHLLPNGVNMEDLLPYENDFKKELNLSPEKKYVLFLGNPKDLRKNYKQLQTIKEQLAEKNIEVIAPYPISHNLISKYLNSVDALIMCSFQEGSPNVVKEAMACNCKGVFTDVGDVRYLVNNTKGYFICDFTPEDLFEKIIKVVSLEECAGRTRLFELGLSLPKVATKLKNIYLSVLR